From Diospyros lotus cultivar Yz01 chromosome 4, ASM1463336v1, whole genome shotgun sequence, a single genomic window includes:
- the LOC127800068 gene encoding germin-like protein subfamily 1 member 11, which yields MKGTHFFVTMAVLALASTLAYASDPSQLQDFCVAVNDTKFGVFVNGKFCKDPKLATPEDFFFPGLLNRQNTSNQLGFTVTPVNVINLPGLNTLGISLARLDFAPFGVNPPHTHPRATEVIVVLEGTLYVGFVTSNPENRLFAKTLYPGDVFVFPEGLIHFQFNVAKKNAVAIAGLSSQNPGVITVANAVFGSNPKINPDVLAKAFQLDRKVVYYLQEVF from the exons ATGAAGGGCACCCACTTCTTCGTAACTATGGCTGTGTTGGCCTTGGCTTCAACACTTGCCTATGCTTCTGATCCAAGCCAATTGCAGGACTTTTGTGTTGCTGTTAATGACACCAAATTTGGAG TGTTTGTGAACGGGAAGTTTTGCAAGGACCCAAAGCTCGCTACGCCAGAAGATTTCTTCTTCCCTGGGCTCCTTAACCGTCAAAATACATCAAACCAACTTGGCTTTACTGTGACTCCAGTGAATGTGATAAACTTACCGGGACTTAACACACTTGGTATCTCCTTGGCCCGACTCGACTTTGCTCCCTTTGGGGTTAACCCGCCACATACTCACCCTCGTGCTACTGAGGTCATTGTTGTGCTGGAAGGTACCTTATATGTAGGCTTTGTCACCTCCAATCCAGAAAATCGTCTCTTTGCCAAGACCCTGTATCCGGGAGATGTGTTCGTGTTTCCAGAGGGTCTCATTCATTTCCAATTCAATGTGGCAAAGAAGAATGCTGTTGCGATTGCTGGTCTAAGCAGCCAAAATCCTGGGGTTATTACCGTTGCGAATGCAGTGTTTGGGTCCAATCCCAAGATTAACCCTGATGTTTTGGCCAAGGCATTTCAACTGGACAGAAAGGTGGTTTATTATCTCCAAGAAGTCTTCTAA